The Culex pipiens pallens isolate TS chromosome 2, TS_CPP_V2, whole genome shotgun sequence DNA window GTCAGTAAAACAGTGTGACTAGATTTACCAGAACTTTCCCCAACCGAAGAACGAGGCCACCAGTTCAACGAACTTGTCGACATCGATTCCGTGCTCGCGCAACTTCTGGAACAGCGACTGAACCTCCTTAGAGTTCTGCAAAAACGATTCAATCAGTACTTATCAACTCAAGAAATACGCAATACTCACGTTGTAAAACTCCACCAGCTTGTGGAAATCAGCGTGCTGCAGCTTCTCAAACAGTGCCTTGAACTCGGGGCTGGTCTTCAGCTTTTCCTCAAACAGGGCCTTGATCTGGTCCTTGGGCAGCAACGCGAGAGCTTCCTCCAGGAATCCGCTGAGTCCTCCGGTCTTCATCAACCCTTCGCGGCGAATCGGCTTAACGTGGTTCAAGCCCAGCAGGTCGGCGACCACATTCAACGCATGGTACACATCCAGACCAGCGTCTTGGAGGTAGTTCAGCAGGTCCTTGATTTCTTTTAGCGCAAACAGCTGATCCCAAATGGCGGCAAATTCCTTGTCCTGGAGGTAGGCGAACGCGGCTTGCACTTCCTTGTCGTTGGCGTAGTAGTCCAGGGCCAGCGAGGTCAGCTTGTCCACCGGGACCAGGGCCAGGAAGTCCTTGAGGTCTTCCTTGAGGCCGCGGGTTTCCGGGATGGCGGAGGCACTGGCAAAGGCCACCAAGGCAGCGAACGCGATGAAGATCTTCATGGTTGGTTGAGGCGGTGTACTACGGTTGTGATGCTAACTCGACGGACTCGACGGTTTTTATAGTACTTTCTCAAGTGCTTTCAACAAACGGATTAAGATAGCAATTTTTAAAGTGTTGTTTTCAGACTCTATCGCACCGAGTTCAACAAGGCAAATCCATCATTAGCCAGATAACATAACCTAGTACAACACA harbors:
- the LOC120420470 gene encoding protein G12-like encodes the protein MKIFIAFAALVAFASASAIPETRGLKEDLKDFLALVPVDKLTSLALDYYANDKEVQAAFAYLQDKEFAAIWDQLFALKEIKDLLNYLQDAGLDVYHALNVVADLLGLNHVKPIRREGLMKTGGLSGFLEEALALLPKDQIKALFEEKLKTSPEFKALFEKLQHADFHKLVEFYNNSKEVQSLFQKLREHGIDVDKFVELVASFFGWGKFW